From a single Beijerinckia sp. 28-YEA-48 genomic region:
- a CDS encoding porin: MTRLAVVLTSGAAMLLPVAAQAADLPGRKSAPVEYVRVCDAYGAGFYWIPGTDTCLKIGGRVRVDSWYTPAKNAVQMRSAGGPAYAGPPGGGNASATFVSANAVDSIGWYARAILTMDARTQSAWGTVQTAMTLRFAAQSGLAQTAPYLGYASGLFANAGTNAPTFIEAAYIRFAGFTIGQAATNFQFLTVFPLHTPWFGSFPGGTRQIAYTASFGSGLSATLALENRGDMPQSGTAGALGFNPWSATAATATGNGPQRLPAVVANVRLDQSWGAAMVSGAVLENTANFATPAVQATTGGTGPMMRKTGWAVGAGLRVNLPMIAAGDHFQGWISYGVGALDYVAFTGINSNLGFTASYLGGFLRADRNMTIYCPSAGCTRPGAEQTGAFNIAGIFTHYWTPSLRSHFFASLVRLTPGTVTRNTDWTNGGLSTVTSWSTQGSLIWSPVRNFDLGVELSYARLSQRLAGFAGGAPTAVPCAPASPMCLANISPGNWTVRMRAERVF, translated from the coding sequence ATGACGAGATTAGCTGTGGTGTTGACCAGCGGAGCGGCCATGCTGCTGCCCGTTGCCGCGCAGGCGGCGGATTTGCCGGGCCGCAAATCCGCGCCCGTCGAATATGTGCGCGTGTGCGACGCCTATGGTGCAGGCTTCTATTGGATTCCTGGCACCGACACCTGCCTGAAGATTGGCGGGCGCGTTCGTGTCGATAGCTGGTACACGCCGGCCAAGAATGCGGTGCAAATGCGCTCTGCCGGTGGCCCGGCCTATGCCGGGCCTCCCGGCGGCGGCAATGCCAGCGCCACTTTCGTCAGCGCCAATGCGGTTGATTCCATAGGCTGGTATGCGCGCGCGATCCTGACCATGGATGCGCGCACGCAATCGGCATGGGGAACGGTGCAGACCGCGATGACCTTGCGTTTCGCGGCACAATCCGGCCTGGCGCAAACAGCGCCCTATCTTGGCTACGCCTCCGGCCTTTTCGCCAATGCGGGCACGAATGCGCCGACCTTCATCGAAGCCGCCTATATCCGTTTCGCCGGCTTCACCATCGGCCAAGCGGCGACTAATTTCCAGTTCCTCACGGTCTTTCCGCTGCATACGCCATGGTTCGGTAGCTTCCCCGGCGGCACACGCCAGATCGCTTACACGGCATCGTTTGGCAGCGGTCTGTCCGCGACGCTGGCGCTGGAAAACCGGGGCGACATGCCACAGTCCGGCACGGCTGGCGCGCTCGGCTTCAATCCCTGGTCGGCGACAGCCGCCACGGCGACGGGCAACGGGCCGCAGCGTCTGCCAGCCGTTGTCGCCAATGTTCGTCTCGACCAGTCGTGGGGCGCGGCGATGGTGTCGGGCGCGGTGCTCGAAAACACCGCGAATTTCGCCACGCCGGCCGTGCAGGCCACGACGGGCGGAACCGGCCCGATGATGCGCAAGACAGGCTGGGCCGTCGGCGCAGGTTTGCGCGTCAACCTGCCGATGATCGCCGCCGGCGATCATTTTCAGGGCTGGATCTCTTATGGCGTCGGCGCGTTGGATTATGTGGCGTTCACCGGGATCAACAGCAATCTCGGCTTCACCGCGAGCTATCTCGGTGGCTTCCTGCGGGCGGACCGCAACATGACGATCTATTGCCCCAGCGCTGGCTGCACGCGCCCCGGCGCGGAACAGACCGGCGCGTTCAACATCGCCGGCATCTTCACCCACTATTGGACGCCATCCCTGCGCTCGCATTTCTTTGCCTCGTTGGTCCGGCTCACGCCAGGCACCGTGACCCGCAACACCGACTGGACGAACGGCGGCCTTTCGACCGTCACCAGCTGGTCGACGCAGGGCAGCTTGATCTGGTCGCCGGTCCGCAATTTCGATCTCGGCGTGGAGCTCTCTTATGCGCGCCTGTCGCAGCGTCTGGCCGGCTTCGCCGGTGGTGCACCCACCGCCGTGCCCTGCGCACCCGCCTCCCCCATGTGCCTGGCCAATATCAGCCCCGGCAACTGGACCGTGCGGATGCGTGCCGAGCGGGTTTTCTAG
- a CDS encoding alpha/beta hydrolase: MFRLRHILSLIGLAIIVVGPLDAARAEYAVTTRNDIAFVEHDKEKLVGDLYMPQGLEKAPVLIALHGGGWIMGDRKYYLTWGPYLAKNGYAVFSVEYRLNKPGARSYPGAIHDIKAAIQYVRANAASLGVDPDRIGLIGDSSGAHLAALVGLAGEEPLYSSAYRSDPHADMSTKVKAVVGFYGIYDMPAMWQRYQTTRPYENMTEVFLGAPLYVNRKVYYESSPLNYATVDKRGIRFMLVYGKEDNVVDPASQSDAFLLALKQAGIYVRAIAVPGAGHFFVTDPVDQTSYGGVIGPQVLRFLKESGF, encoded by the coding sequence ATGTTCAGACTACGGCATATTCTTTCCCTAATCGGCTTAGCTATCATTGTCGTCGGTCCGCTCGACGCCGCGCGAGCCGAATATGCGGTGACGACGCGCAACGACATCGCCTTCGTCGAGCACGATAAGGAGAAGCTCGTCGGCGATCTCTATATGCCGCAGGGCCTTGAGAAAGCGCCGGTGCTCATCGCTCTGCATGGCGGCGGCTGGATCATGGGTGATCGCAAATATTACCTGACATGGGGCCCCTATCTGGCCAAGAATGGTTATGCGGTGTTCTCCGTTGAATATCGCCTCAACAAGCCAGGTGCGCGCAGCTATCCGGGCGCAATCCATGATATCAAGGCGGCTATCCAATATGTGCGGGCCAATGCGGCAAGCCTGGGTGTCGATCCAGATCGAATCGGCTTGATCGGGGACAGCTCCGGCGCGCACTTGGCAGCCCTGGTCGGGCTGGCAGGCGAGGAGCCACTCTATTCGAGCGCGTATCGATCCGATCCTCACGCCGATATGTCGACAAAAGTGAAAGCCGTCGTCGGCTTCTATGGCATCTATGACATGCCGGCGATGTGGCAACGCTATCAGACAACGCGTCCTTACGAGAATATGACCGAGGTATTTCTGGGCGCGCCACTCTACGTCAATCGCAAAGTCTATTATGAATCATCACCTCTCAACTATGCGACGGTCGATAAGAGGGGCATCCGTTTCATGCTCGTTTACGGCAAGGAGGATAACGTGGTTGATCCTGCGAGTCAGAGCGATGCTTTCTTATTAGCCTTGAAGCAGGCAGGTATTTACGTGCGAGCCATTGCTGTCCCCGGCGCCGGTCATTTCTTTGTCACCGATCCTGTGGATCAGACCAGTTATGGTGGCGTGATTGGCCCCCAGGTGCTTCGGTTTCTTAAAGAAAGTGGCTTCTAA
- a CDS encoding amidohydrolase family protein: protein MQVNRRTVLAAGAAGIGLVTTRSVQSQQAPEYAASKAPAGQLPRRGEYIIRNAYLLTMDSQHNEIPSGDLHVRDGVIVAIGPNLNAPQAEVINGAETICMPGFVDTHWHLWVTNCRQWLRTDDIRYDNFPVTTRIGARTTPLDAYRTARWALADGILSGVTTLNNFCHNTRGPEWADAELSAMRDMGIRGRFSYGGPQQGRSDQPMDLAGLARTKKEWFSDPAATDNRLSLGICSRNLVSGQSLRSAITYDIAKRDWGGARELGLPITLHASPAGLVFELEKNNLLGPDVELFHPMFTVEEERAILKSRGTAFCCAPTGEAQRPRVDIEKSAGRGITPEGGEIQLNELLHSGVQCGFGIDETVAGNTDFFAIVRIMYKYDRHRLGYGERNLLTTKRLLQLATIEGAKVLGLEKTIGSLTVGKRADLILVSIDDFNTGPMTNPWDTLVLHAHPRNVSLVMADGRVLAKGGELTSVDRRKLLSDIRETNARLAAFVDPA from the coding sequence ATGCAAGTCAATCGACGGACAGTTCTCGCTGCCGGCGCCGCTGGCATCGGTCTTGTCACCACACGAAGCGTCCAATCTCAGCAGGCTCCGGAATATGCGGCCTCCAAGGCACCTGCCGGACAGCTACCCCGACGCGGCGAATACATCATTCGCAATGCCTACCTGCTGACCATGGACAGCCAGCATAACGAAATTCCATCGGGCGATTTGCATGTGCGCGATGGCGTCATCGTTGCCATTGGCCCCAATCTCAACGCGCCGCAAGCGGAAGTAATCAACGGGGCTGAGACGATCTGTATGCCCGGCTTTGTCGACACCCATTGGCATTTGTGGGTCACGAATTGCCGGCAGTGGTTGCGTACCGATGACATCCGCTATGACAATTTTCCGGTGACGACCCGCATCGGCGCCCGCACGACGCCGCTGGATGCCTATCGGACCGCACGCTGGGCACTGGCCGATGGCATCCTCTCCGGCGTCACGACCCTCAACAATTTCTGCCACAACACACGTGGTCCCGAATGGGCCGATGCGGAATTGAGCGCCATGCGCGACATGGGCATTCGCGGCCGTTTCTCTTACGGCGGGCCGCAGCAAGGCCGCTCCGATCAACCGATGGATCTGGCCGGTCTGGCGCGAACCAAGAAGGAGTGGTTCTCCGATCCTGCAGCAACCGACAATCGGCTGTCTCTGGGCATCTGCTCGCGTAATCTCGTCTCAGGCCAGAGCCTGCGCTCGGCCATCACTTACGACATCGCTAAACGAGATTGGGGCGGCGCGCGCGAACTCGGCCTGCCGATCACTCTGCACGCTTCGCCGGCAGGGCTTGTCTTCGAATTGGAGAAGAACAACCTGCTGGGCCCCGATGTGGAGCTCTTTCATCCGATGTTCACGGTGGAGGAAGAGCGCGCCATTCTCAAGAGCCGCGGCACGGCCTTCTGCTGCGCGCCGACCGGCGAGGCCCAGCGGCCACGGGTCGATATCGAGAAGAGCGCCGGACGCGGCATCACGCCGGAAGGTGGCGAGATTCAGCTCAATGAGTTGCTGCATTCCGGCGTGCAATGCGGTTTCGGCATCGACGAAACAGTGGCCGGCAATACCGACTTCTTCGCCATCGTGCGCATCATGTACAAATATGATCGGCATCGGCTGGGCTATGGCGAGCGCAACCTTCTCACCACCAAACGGCTGCTGCAATTGGCAACCATCGAAGGTGCGAAGGTTCTGGGCCTCGAAAAGACCATCGGCTCCCTCACCGTCGGCAAGCGTGCCGATCTGATCCTGGTCAGTATCGACGATTTCAACACCGGGCCCATGACCAACCCGTGGGACACGCTCGTGCTGCATGCCCATCCGCGCAATGTTTCGCTGGTGATGGCCGATGGCCGCGTGCTCGCGAAGGGCGGCGAGTTGACCAGTGTCGATCGTCGCAAGCTGCTGAGCGACATCCGGGAAACGAACGCACGCCTCGCGGCTTTCGTCGATCCGGCCTGA
- a CDS encoding ABC transporter substrate-binding protein yields the protein MTVQSRKTLRSFVLATFFWVFASPISASEKVTFNMSWLPQGSQSGFLVANAKGFYSDVGLEVTIYQGYGGQRTVNEVAQGMFDFGYGDPLSVFLNRVNGGNTLYISAISNSNAGAICYLKGDRDLTLADLAGKSVGAGATSVMQNVIPIWLELNKLPRNYLKVLRVSPGVVNTSLLEGKIDLADCWEGNSLPLLVEQAAQAGKKIGVIRYRESGYDTYGGGIVASEEFLKKRPQIAGKFIEASFKGFDAAFAAPDEAADLILKQYPTLQKSILIAQIKEVAAIFDRKQLALDMNRGDIQPSRIQESLILFRRMFNTGENIKPSDIYRNIER from the coding sequence ATGACAGTCCAATCGAGGAAGACGCTGCGCAGCTTCGTTCTGGCTACCTTTTTTTGGGTCTTCGCATCGCCGATTTCGGCTTCTGAAAAAGTCACCTTCAACATGTCTTGGCTTCCGCAGGGAAGCCAAAGCGGTTTTCTCGTTGCTAATGCCAAAGGCTTCTATTCCGACGTCGGTCTTGAGGTCACCATTTATCAAGGTTACGGCGGTCAGCGCACGGTCAACGAGGTTGCGCAGGGGATGTTCGATTTCGGTTACGGCGACCCGTTGAGCGTGTTTCTCAACCGCGTCAACGGCGGCAACACCTTATACATCTCTGCGATCAGCAACTCTAATGCTGGAGCGATCTGCTACCTGAAGGGCGACCGGGATCTGACGTTGGCGGATCTGGCGGGTAAATCGGTCGGGGCTGGCGCTACTTCGGTTATGCAGAATGTCATTCCGATCTGGCTCGAGCTAAATAAGCTGCCTCGAAACTATCTTAAAGTCCTGCGCGTCAGCCCTGGCGTGGTTAATACCTCGCTGCTTGAAGGCAAGATCGATCTCGCCGATTGCTGGGAGGGGAACAGTCTTCCGCTGCTCGTCGAGCAGGCGGCCCAGGCGGGCAAGAAGATCGGCGTCATTCGCTATCGCGAATCCGGCTACGACACGTACGGCGGCGGAATCGTAGCTAGCGAAGAGTTTTTGAAGAAGCGACCACAGATCGCTGGGAAGTTCATTGAAGCCTCTTTCAAAGGCTTTGACGCTGCTTTTGCCGCGCCTGATGAAGCTGCCGATCTGATTCTCAAACAGTATCCGACGCTGCAGAAGAGCATTCTGATCGCCCAGATTAAAGAGGTGGCTGCAATTTTCGATCGAAAGCAGCTAGCACTCGATATGAATCGGGGCGATATCCAGCCAAGTCGCATCCAGGAAAGTCTCATTCTGTTCCGCAGGATGTTCAATACTGGCGAGAACATCAAACCATCCGACATCTACCGCAATATCGAACGCTGA
- a CDS encoding glutathione S-transferase family protein, whose translation MIDLYYAPTGNGYRACIILREAELEFRPHRIHFTAKPEELFKLNPSGTIPVIRDSEGLDGRPLVLSQSGAILEYVALKTGRFWPADLGRRAMALQWFAHALSDVSASSSAFHMSQNDVPERSEANTRFWEQWLLNMLGACDRQLEGRDYLAEEVSLADFALYPAVMRRLGVIERHGGMVHLNRWLERMSARPGVAAGMAMK comes from the coding sequence ATGATCGATTTGTATTACGCCCCTACCGGCAACGGTTATCGTGCGTGCATCATTCTGAGAGAGGCCGAGCTGGAGTTTCGGCCGCATCGCATCCATTTCACCGCCAAACCGGAAGAGCTGTTCAAGCTCAACCCCAGCGGAACCATTCCAGTCATCCGCGATTCCGAAGGGCTGGATGGTCGACCATTGGTACTGTCGCAGTCTGGCGCGATCCTTGAGTACGTTGCTTTGAAGACAGGACGGTTTTGGCCGGCCGATTTAGGCCGCCGGGCGATGGCCTTGCAGTGGTTCGCGCATGCCCTCTCGGATGTCTCGGCATCGAGCAGCGCGTTTCATATGAGCCAGAATGACGTTCCCGAAAGATCGGAAGCCAACACGCGGTTTTGGGAGCAGTGGCTTTTGAACATGCTTGGCGCATGCGATCGGCAGCTCGAAGGTCGTGACTATCTGGCCGAAGAGGTCTCTCTGGCCGACTTCGCATTATATCCCGCAGTGATGCGCCGTCTGGGCGTCATCGAACGGCACGGCGGCATGGTCCATCTCAATCGATGGCTCGAACGAATGAGTGCGCGGCCAGGCGTCGCCGCCGGCATGGCTATGAAGTAG
- a CDS encoding CDP-6-deoxy-delta-3,4-glucoseen reductase, translating to MSFTITNRSTGHSFPAIPGASVLQAALSAGYVLRHSCRTGLCQTCKTPVLSGTVTYEGSLYGDSHLSEQDRADGFALLCQARAKSDLLIDTDELSGIESFPIKTVPCRVIGLDKVAPDVMLVRLRLPSMENMRYAPGQHIGLIIDDKTQRTYSIANDCKPEGVTELELQVRHMPGGLFTDKLFNGLRVGQLLKFEGPLGTFFLQEKSNKPIIFLASGTGFSPIKAMMEHIIKRGIHRSRKIDLYWGGRRRADLYLFDLAQRWSEEHESIRFVPVLSEPSDACAWSGSTGLVHAQVMKDHPDLSGHQVYACGAPLMIRAARSDFATKCNMDARDFLADEFLSQSDR from the coding sequence ATGTCGTTTACGATTACAAATCGGTCCACGGGACACAGCTTTCCGGCTATCCCTGGTGCAAGCGTGCTGCAAGCTGCCTTGAGCGCCGGCTATGTGCTACGGCATTCGTGCCGGACGGGCCTTTGCCAGACATGCAAGACCCCGGTTCTCAGCGGCACCGTTACCTATGAAGGCAGCCTCTATGGCGACTCGCACCTCTCCGAGCAGGACCGTGCAGATGGTTTCGCACTTTTGTGTCAAGCACGAGCAAAGTCGGATCTCCTCATAGACACCGACGAGCTCTCCGGTATCGAATCATTCCCGATCAAGACCGTTCCCTGTCGCGTAATCGGGCTCGACAAGGTCGCTCCCGACGTCATGCTCGTTCGGCTTCGACTACCATCAATGGAGAATATGCGTTATGCGCCAGGCCAGCATATCGGCCTCATCATCGATGACAAAACGCAGCGCACCTATTCGATTGCCAATGACTGCAAACCCGAGGGTGTGACCGAGCTTGAGCTCCAGGTTCGCCATATGCCCGGCGGATTGTTCACAGACAAACTTTTTAATGGCCTGCGTGTTGGCCAGCTTTTGAAATTTGAAGGCCCTCTCGGTACTTTCTTTCTGCAGGAAAAAAGCAATAAGCCGATTATCTTTCTCGCCAGCGGCACCGGCTTTTCACCCATCAAAGCGATGATGGAGCACATCATCAAAAGGGGCATCCACAGGAGCCGAAAAATAGATCTCTATTGGGGTGGCCGACGGCGCGCCGACCTCTACCTCTTCGATCTTGCACAGAGGTGGAGCGAAGAACATGAAAGTATTCGCTTCGTGCCGGTCTTGTCGGAACCAAGCGACGCCTGTGCCTGGAGTGGCTCGACGGGCCTTGTACATGCACAGGTAATGAAGGACCACCCTGATCTTAGCGGCCATCAGGTCTATGCCTGCGGAGCACCCCTTATGATCCGCGCCGCACGCTCCGACTTCGCCACAAAATGCAACATGGACGCGAGAGACTTTCTCGCCGACGAATTTCTGTCCCAGTCGGACAGATAA
- a CDS encoding VOC family protein, translating to MSLIREKIFEPFVDTTPKKDAILQTYMLSHGTLMCRDMANSRKFYEEFLGFECAQHAQRAMCIRHGLKLHIVVVQVGDQVKPNSILHHWGLEAPTQEYVDDAYKMCLEYKDKYGILEIKPPQMSHGSYGFYFEDLDHNWWEILHHAEFFHDDAFDFGDRFPQLRTPAS from the coding sequence ATGAGCTTGATCAGGGAAAAAATCTTCGAACCGTTCGTCGATACCACGCCAAAGAAGGACGCGATCTTACAAACCTATATGCTATCCCATGGCACGCTGATGTGCCGGGATATGGCAAATTCCAGAAAGTTTTATGAGGAATTCCTCGGCTTCGAATGCGCTCAGCACGCACAACGGGCGATGTGTATTCGTCACGGCCTCAAGCTCCATATCGTAGTGGTCCAGGTCGGCGATCAGGTGAAGCCAAACTCCATCCTTCATCATTGGGGTCTCGAAGCCCCCACGCAAGAATATGTCGATGATGCCTATAAGATGTGCCTGGAGTACAAGGATAAATACGGCATTCTCGAAATCAAGCCACCGCAAATGTCTCACGGATCATACGGATTTTATTTTGAAGATCTCGATCATAACTGGTGGGAAATTCTCCACCATGCCGAGTTTTTCCACGACGATGCCTTTGATTTCGGCGATCGCTTTCCACAACTGAGAACACCTGCCAGTTGA
- a CDS encoding TetR/AcrR family transcriptional regulator encodes MNDSVSAKTSETTGRKTAETRQLSRQDWVDHGAWLLGESGPDAVRIERLCSGLNVTKGSFYWHFKSRADFLEQMLAHWQYKETQAIIDEIEAQTSSPVEAVKRLFEKANAGTVNFRAELAVRQWAIQDDKVAQVVRAVDERRLDFLFRQFQAMGFSEADTRMRARLLYSLIFGEALIQQSEPRSQRKARWLASLHYLTNGDV; translated from the coding sequence ATGAATGATTCCGTGAGTGCGAAAACGAGCGAGACGACCGGCCGAAAGACTGCGGAGACGCGCCAGCTCTCCCGTCAGGATTGGGTCGACCATGGCGCCTGGCTTTTAGGCGAATCCGGGCCCGATGCGGTCCGCATTGAGCGACTGTGCTCTGGCCTCAATGTTACCAAGGGCAGTTTCTACTGGCACTTCAAATCGCGCGCCGATTTTCTAGAACAGATGTTGGCGCATTGGCAGTATAAGGAGACCCAGGCGATCATCGACGAGATCGAGGCGCAGACCAGCTCGCCCGTCGAAGCCGTGAAACGGCTGTTCGAGAAAGCCAATGCTGGCACAGTGAACTTCCGCGCTGAACTGGCGGTGCGGCAATGGGCGATCCAGGACGATAAGGTTGCGCAAGTCGTGCGGGCCGTTGACGAGCGCCGCCTGGATTTTCTGTTCCGCCAGTTTCAGGCGATGGGCTTTTCCGAGGCCGACACGCGTATGCGGGCACGTCTTCTGTATTCGCTCATCTTTGGCGAAGCATTGATTCAGCAGTCGGAGCCGCGCAGCCAGCGCAAGGCGCGATGGCTGGCCAGTTTGCACTATCTGACGAACGGCGATGTGTGA
- a CDS encoding acyl-CoA dehydrogenase family protein, producing MNFGIPRTVYDEEHEILRGSIARFLREEVLPEYESWEEAGATPAAIWRRAGEIGLLGTSIPVEYGGSGGDFRHDAIVLEELGRYGIAAPAWDMHSYIIAPFLMAFGTEEQKQRWLPKMASGEMISAIGLTEPGVGSDLKQLRTRAVRDGDNYVINGAKTFITNGHIADHILLATKTSPELGAKGVTMFWVDLNSPGIRRGRNLKKIGNKAQDTAELFFEDVRVPAENIVGGENEGWKVLMHGLVRERLVVAVRSVVIAEAALDQTIEYTKTRKAFGHTVFDFQNTQFELAGIAAEVEVARPFVDRCIELHATDELSMDVAAKAKLWTTELADRVLDKCLQLHGGYGYMWEFPIARAWADARVHRIYAGTNEVMKYIIGRKL from the coding sequence GTGAATTTCGGCATCCCAAGGACGGTTTACGACGAAGAGCACGAGATTCTGCGCGGTTCAATCGCACGCTTCCTGCGCGAGGAAGTGCTGCCGGAGTACGAAAGCTGGGAAGAGGCCGGCGCCACGCCCGCGGCGATCTGGCGACGCGCCGGTGAGATCGGCCTCCTCGGCACCAGCATTCCTGTGGAATATGGCGGCTCCGGCGGCGACTTCCGCCACGATGCCATCGTTCTGGAAGAGCTCGGCCGCTACGGCATCGCCGCCCCTGCCTGGGACATGCACAGCTACATCATCGCGCCCTTCCTGATGGCCTTTGGCACAGAAGAGCAAAAGCAGCGCTGGCTGCCGAAGATGGCCAGCGGCGAGATGATCTCGGCCATCGGTCTGACGGAACCTGGCGTCGGCAGCGACCTCAAGCAATTGCGCACCCGCGCCGTGCGCGACGGCGACAATTACGTTATCAATGGCGCCAAGACTTTCATCACCAACGGCCATATCGCCGATCATATCCTGCTGGCGACAAAGACCTCACCGGAACTGGGCGCCAAAGGCGTCACCATGTTCTGGGTCGATCTCAATTCGCCCGGCATCCGGCGTGGTCGCAATCTGAAGAAGATCGGCAACAAGGCGCAGGACACCGCCGAATTGTTCTTCGAGGACGTGCGCGTGCCCGCCGAAAACATCGTCGGCGGCGAGAACGAAGGCTGGAAAGTGCTCATGCACGGCCTCGTGCGCGAACGCCTGGTCGTTGCCGTGCGCTCGGTCGTCATCGCCGAAGCGGCACTCGATCAGACCATCGAATATACCAAGACACGTAAGGCTTTCGGCCATACGGTCTTCGACTTTCAGAACACCCAGTTCGAACTCGCCGGCATCGCCGCCGAGGTGGAAGTGGCCCGCCCGTTCGTCGATCGTTGCATCGAATTGCATGCGACGGACGAACTGAGCATGGATGTCGCGGCCAAGGCGAAACTCTGGACCACGGAGCTCGCCGACCGGGTGCTGGACAAATGCCTACAGTTGCATGGCGGCTACGGCTATATGTGGGAATTCCCCATCGCGCGGGCTTGGGCGGACGCGCGGGTGCATCGTATCTATGCGGGCACCAATGAAGTGATGAAATATATTATAGGCAGGAAATTGTAA
- a CDS encoding class I adenylate-forming enzyme family protein, producing the protein MSGLSLTSFSLEHGTIPAMVLSTCRWTAHEPLLCEGDLRLTGAETHARIGPLREALIQQGIGHGSTIALLGGSTIALAITLFAALELGAVCCFIHAYEREDHNAAVLRQIEARLLIVGPQDLYRTKGARIAESAGVPVGIVQSDATAIDFGGTVAATAPTALRPVTSDDPAMLLLSSGTTGKPKAILHSHRSLLATAASGPAIYGQCSARDSVAIGMQPSFAAWIFTMLPFFAARARICFSEWTSAQDYLALLAREKITIAALVPTVWRMVVAAEPEQHDLSALQVAFFSGEPGSSRLIDALAVIAPDVRTAYLASEIGCACGIAGGLDVLAQPGKAASVGRPVPNADLRLVDPESDVLRDVAPGETGEIAIRGASLARGYWKNDELTTARFIDGWWRSGDLGLIDADGYVFVKGRIDNRINSGGVKIHAEEVEAALLTHPDIAMAAVVGEPDPQWGERVVAHVVSRNVNLTAAAIGEFCVSAGLLSGRKIPKAIYFHDRLPTGPTNKLYRQALRQKGGPSDAQ; encoded by the coding sequence ATGTCCGGGTTGTCTTTGACGTCTTTCTCCCTTGAGCACGGCACCATCCCGGCAATGGTGCTGTCGACTTGCCGTTGGACAGCGCATGAGCCACTGCTGTGCGAAGGCGATCTACGGCTGACGGGCGCCGAGACCCATGCCCGCATCGGCCCGCTGCGCGAGGCTCTGATCCAACAGGGCATCGGCCACGGTTCGACGATCGCCCTGCTCGGCGGCAGCACGATCGCGCTGGCGATCACACTGTTCGCCGCCCTGGAGCTAGGCGCGGTCTGCTGCTTCATCCACGCCTATGAGCGCGAGGATCACAATGCGGCGGTGCTGCGCCAGATCGAGGCGCGGCTGCTCATCGTCGGGCCACAAGACCTCTATCGCACCAAGGGCGCACGCATCGCCGAAAGCGCTGGCGTGCCTGTGGGGATCGTCCAGTCCGATGCCACCGCCATCGACTTCGGCGGCACTGTCGCCGCGACAGCACCGACCGCCCTTCGCCCCGTGACTTCGGACGATCCAGCCATGCTGCTGTTATCGTCCGGGACGACGGGGAAGCCGAAAGCCATCCTGCACAGCCATCGCAGCCTGTTGGCGACAGCCGCTTCAGGCCCCGCGATCTACGGGCAATGTAGCGCCCGCGACAGCGTCGCCATCGGCATGCAACCGTCCTTCGCCGCATGGATATTCACCATGCTGCCGTTCTTCGCGGCGCGAGCGCGCATCTGCTTTTCAGAATGGACGAGCGCGCAGGATTATCTGGCCCTGCTGGCGCGCGAAAAGATCACTATCGCGGCTTTGGTGCCCACGGTGTGGCGCATGGTCGTCGCCGCGGAGCCCGAACAACACGATCTCTCGGCCCTGCAGGTGGCTTTCTTTTCCGGTGAGCCGGGATCCTCGCGCCTGATCGATGCTCTGGCGGTGATCGCGCCTGATGTGCGCACTGCCTATCTCGCATCCGAGATCGGCTGCGCCTGCGGCATTGCCGGCGGTCTCGATGTATTGGCCCAACCGGGCAAGGCCGCGTCTGTCGGCCGCCCGGTTCCCAATGCGGACCTGCGTCTCGTCGATCCCGAAAGCGACGTATTGCGCGATGTCGCGCCAGGCGAAACCGGCGAGATCGCCATACGCGGCGCTTCGCTCGCTCGCGGCTATTGGAAGAACGACGAACTGACAACGGCGCGTTTCATCGACGGCTGGTGGCGCAGCGGCGATCTCGGCCTGATCGATGCCGATGGCTATGTCTTCGTCAAAGGGCGCATCGACAACCGCATCAACAGTGGCGGCGTCAAGATCCATGCCGAGGAAGTGGAAGCCGCCCTGCTCACCCACCCGGATATCGCCATGGCCGCCGTGGTCGGCGAGCCCGATCCGCAATGGGGCGAGCGCGTCGTCGCCCATGTGGTGTCGCGCAATGTCAATCTGACGGCCGCCGCCATCGGTGAATTCTGCGTCAGCGCCGGCCTGCTGTCCGGCCGGAAGATTCCTAAAGCAATCTATTTCCACGACCGCCTGCCGACCGGACCAACGAACAAACTCTATCGGCAGGCGCTGCGGCAAAAAGGGGGGCCTTCCGATGCTCAATGA